A stretch of Gemmobacter fulvus DNA encodes these proteins:
- a CDS encoding aldehyde dehydrogenase family protein: protein MTMQGHTGLTATTIAVTSPFDGRLVGTVDQTPATAIDSLLQRAEAGRRAAQQLPRHRRAAILEGAATLVAQDQEAFARLISAEAGKTIRQARKEVLRCINTLRLSSEEAKRGGGEIIPFDAFAGSERRQGWFTREPLGIIVAITPFNDPLNLVAHKLGPAIAGGNAVLLKPSELAPLSALRLVEALRAAGLPEDVVVPVVGGADLGHALVAARAARMVSFTGGFRTGEAIAAAAGLKRLAMDLGGNAPVIVMADADLAVAVESCVSGAFWAAGQNCIGTQRILIERAVYDTFRDAFVAATAALVAGDPAQETTDVGPMITEQAALRAEATVAEAVAQGARVLAGHVRWGSVYHPTVLEAVPHAARLWSEEIFAPVVTLEPFDGFDAAMDMANAIEFSLHAGIFTRNLDLALEAASRIEAGGVMINDSSDYRFDAMPFGGFKYGSLGREGVRFAYEEMTQPKVTCINRGQA, encoded by the coding sequence ATGACCATGCAGGGCCATACCGGACTGACCGCCACCACCATCGCCGTCACCAGCCCGTTTGACGGCCGGCTGGTCGGCACCGTCGATCAGACCCCCGCCACCGCCATCGACAGCCTGTTGCAGCGCGCCGAGGCGGGTCGTCGGGCGGCGCAGCAGCTTCCCCGCCACCGTCGCGCCGCAATCCTCGAAGGTGCGGCCACGCTTGTGGCGCAGGATCAGGAGGCCTTTGCCCGGCTGATCAGCGCCGAGGCGGGCAAGACGATCCGGCAGGCCCGCAAGGAGGTGCTGCGCTGCATCAACACGCTCCGCCTGTCGTCCGAAGAGGCCAAGCGGGGCGGCGGCGAGATCATCCCCTTTGACGCCTTCGCAGGGTCGGAGCGGCGACAGGGCTGGTTCACCCGCGAACCGCTGGGTATCATCGTCGCCATCACCCCGTTCAATGATCCGCTGAACCTTGTGGCGCACAAGCTTGGCCCGGCCATCGCCGGGGGCAATGCGGTGCTGCTGAAACCGTCGGAGCTTGCGCCTTTGTCGGCATTGCGGCTGGTCGAGGCCCTGCGGGCGGCAGGGCTGCCCGAGGATGTGGTGGTGCCGGTGGTCGGCGGTGCCGATCTGGGTCATGCGCTTGTCGCGGCCCGTGCAGCGCGCATGGTGTCCTTCACCGGCGGGTTCCGCACCGGCGAGGCGATTGCCGCAGCGGCGGGGCTGAAGCGGCTGGCGATGGATCTGGGCGGCAATGCCCCGGTGATCGTCATGGCCGATGCCGATCTGGCGGTGGCGGTGGAAAGCTGCGTGTCGGGGGCCTTCTGGGCGGCGGGGCAGAACTGCATCGGTACCCAACGCATCCTGATCGAACGCGCGGTCTATGACACCTTCCGCGACGCCTTTGTTGCGGCTACGGCGGCGCTGGTTGCGGGCGATCCGGCCCAGGAGACGACCGATGTCGGCCCGATGATCACCGAACAGGCCGCCTTGCGGGCCGAAGCCACGGTGGCCGAGGCGGTGGCACAGGGCGCGCGGGTTCTGGCGGGCCATGTGCGCTGGGGCTCGGTCTATCACCCGACGGTGCTGGAGGCGGTGCCACATGCGGCGCGGCTCTGGTCCGAAGAAATCTTTGCGCCGGTGGTCACGCTGGAGCCGTTCGATGGTTTCGATGCGGCGATGGACATGGCCAATGCCATCGAGTTCAGCCTGCATGCCGGCATCTTCACCCGCAACCTGGACCTTGCACTGGAGGCCGCGTCGCGGATCGAGGCGGGCGGGGTGATGATCAACGATTCCTCGGACTACCGCTTTGATGCGATGCCGTTCGGCGGCTTCAAATACGGCAGTCTCGGGCGGGAGGGCGTGCGCTTTGCCTATGAAGAGATGACCCAGCCGAAAGTCACCTGCATCAACCGCGGGCAGGCTTGA
- the serB gene encoding phosphoserine phosphatase SerB, whose protein sequence is MFIATLLTAPARPVLDRATVESLRNAWGGGDAVWLDPGIAAEIALPALPPNRWDVWQGLQAQGIDLVVQQAAGRKKRLLIADMDSTMIQQECIDELADEAGVGAYVADITKRAMNGELDFEEALRERVGLLKGLSEAVIDRVYQDRITFMPGGKALLATMKAQGGYAALVSGGFTAFTSRVAAALGFDEHRANTLHATDGTLTGTVGVPILGKQAKLDALEEISARLGITPDQAMAVGDGANDLAMLNRAGAGVALHAKPSVAAQCEIRINHGDLTALLYLQGYARSEFVA, encoded by the coding sequence ATGTTTATCGCCACGCTGCTGACCGCCCCCGCGCGCCCCGTGCTGGACCGTGCCACCGTCGAATCGCTGCGCAATGCCTGGGGCGGCGGCGATGCCGTCTGGCTTGATCCCGGCATCGCCGCCGAGATTGCCTTGCCCGCGCTGCCGCCGAACCGTTGGGACGTATGGCAGGGCTTGCAGGCGCAGGGCATTGATCTGGTGGTGCAGCAAGCTGCCGGGCGCAAGAAGCGCCTGCTGATCGCGGATATGGACAGCACCATGATCCAGCAGGAATGTATTGACGAGCTGGCCGATGAGGCGGGCGTCGGGGCCTATGTGGCCGATATCACCAAACGCGCCATGAACGGCGAGCTGGATTTCGAGGAGGCCCTGCGCGAGCGGGTCGGGCTGCTGAAAGGCCTGTCCGAGGCGGTGATCGACCGCGTGTATCAGGACCGCATCACCTTCATGCCCGGGGGCAAGGCGCTGCTGGCAACGATGAAGGCGCAGGGCGGTTATGCGGCGCTGGTGTCGGGCGGGTTCACCGCCTTCACCAGCCGCGTGGCTGCCGCCTTGGGCTTTGATGAGCACCGGGCCAATACCCTTCATGCCACGGATGGCACGCTGACCGGCACGGTGGGCGTGCCGATCCTGGGCAAACAGGCCAAGCTGGATGCGCTGGAAGAGATTTCGGCCCGTCTGGGCATCACCCCGGATCAGGCGATGGCGGTGGGCGACGGGGCCAATGATCTGGCGATGCTCAACCGTGCCGGGGCGGGGGTGGCGCTGCACGCCAAACCTTCGGTCGCGGCGCAATGCGAGATCCGCATCAACCATGGCGATCTGACGGCGCTGCTTTATCTGCAAGGTTATGCCCGGTCGGAGTTCGTCGCGTGA
- a CDS encoding GNAT family N-acetyltransferase, with protein sequence MIVRPAVPGDAAAMADLLNRIIAIGGTTAHERPFSAQDIDHHYISGAAVICCHVAEDQGLIGFQSVEGHAALPEGWGDIGTFVDPQCQRSGAGAALFAATQTACRAAGLVAINATIRADNAPGLGYYARRGFVDHATDPAFALSDGRVVGRISRHFRL encoded by the coding sequence GTGATCGTCCGCCCGGCTGTGCCCGGTGACGCCGCCGCCATGGCCGATCTGCTGAATCGGATCATCGCCATTGGCGGCACCACGGCGCATGAGCGGCCGTTTTCGGCGCAGGACATTGACCACCACTATATCTCGGGCGCAGCGGTCATTTGCTGTCATGTGGCCGAAGATCAGGGTCTGATCGGTTTTCAGTCGGTCGAGGGCCACGCCGCCCTGCCGGAAGGCTGGGGCGATATCGGCACTTTCGTCGATCCGCAATGCCAGCGCAGCGGGGCCGGGGCTGCACTGTTTGCGGCCACACAGACCGCCTGCCGGGCCGCCGGTCTTGTGGCGATCAACGCTACGATCCGTGCCGACAATGCGCCGGGCCTTGGCTATTACGCCCGGCGCGGCTTTGTCGATCATGCGACGGACCCGGCGTTCGCACTGTCGGATGGCCGGGTAGTGGGGCGGATCTCGCGGCATTTCCGGCTCTGA
- a CDS encoding TSUP family transporter, which yields MFEVSYELAAMLIAAAFAAGFVDSIAGGGGLITLPALLLAGASPVQALSTNKVQGTFGAATAAVSYALAGHVEPRRQIGAAAVAFAAGCLGALAVSIVPTEGLRYALPVILIGIALFFALKPGLSDQDRVARLTPTLFTAFVVPLIAAYDGLIGPGAGAFYMIGFVMLAGYGVLKATAHTKLLNLASNLGGLLIFAAQGAPWWAIGLAMGVAQIAGARIGSRLAMRIGARVIKPLLVLTSTALALRLIWQMI from the coding sequence ATGTTTGAAGTCTCCTATGAACTGGCGGCGATGCTGATTGCCGCGGCCTTTGCGGCGGGGTTTGTCGATTCCATTGCCGGGGGCGGCGGGCTGATCACCCTGCCTGCCTTGCTGCTGGCCGGGGCCTCGCCGGTTCAGGCGCTGTCGACCAACAAGGTGCAGGGAACCTTCGGGGCGGCGACGGCGGCGGTCAGCTATGCGCTGGCCGGGCATGTGGAGCCGCGCCGCCAGATCGGGGCGGCTGCGGTTGCCTTCGCGGCGGGATGTCTGGGCGCGCTTGCCGTCAGCATCGTTCCGACCGAGGGCCTGCGCTATGCGCTGCCGGTGATCCTGATCGGCATTGCGCTGTTTTTCGCGCTCAAACCCGGGCTGAGCGATCAGGACCGGGTGGCGCGCCTGACGCCGACCTTGTTCACCGCCTTTGTGGTGCCGCTGATTGCCGCCTATGACGGGCTGATCGGGCCGGGGGCCGGGGCTTTCTACATGATCGGGTTTGTCATGCTGGCGGGCTATGGTGTGCTGAAAGCCACGGCCCATACCAAGCTGCTGAACCTTGCCTCCAACCTTGGCGGGTTGCTGATCTTTGCCGCGCAGGGCGCGCCGTGGTGGGCCATCGGCCTTGCCATGGGGGTGGCACAGATTGCGGGCGCACGGATCGGCTCGCGGCTGGCCATGCGCATCGGGGCCAGGGTGATCAAGCCGCTTCTGGTGCTGACCTCGACCGCGCTGGCGCTGCGCCTGATCTGGCAGATGATCTGA
- a CDS encoding ChrR family anti-sigma-E factor, which translates to MTIRHHVSDALLMAYSAGQLPEAFNLVLATHLSLCDDCRARLGAYDALGGAMLDTCQAQLAGDSLEACMARIAGQPPASAPAARPPRGLFPQPLQDYVGGDLAAVKWRPLGMGVRQAILPTGRSATARLLFIPAGQAVPDHGHRGTELTLVLQGAFSDATDRFGPGDLEIANEELEHTPVAEPGQDCICLAATDAPLRFTGMIPRLLQPLFRI; encoded by the coding sequence ATGACCATCCGCCACCATGTATCCGATGCCCTGTTGATGGCCTATTCCGCAGGCCAGTTGCCCGAGGCGTTCAACCTCGTGCTGGCCACGCATCTGTCGCTCTGTGATGACTGCCGCGCGCGGCTGGGGGCCTATGATGCGCTGGGCGGCGCGATGCTGGACACCTGTCAGGCCCAACTTGCCGGCGACAGTCTGGAGGCCTGCATGGCGCGCATTGCGGGGCAGCCGCCCGCGTCCGCGCCTGCGGCCCGCCCGCCGCGCGGCCTGTTTCCGCAACCGTTGCAGGATTACGTCGGCGGCGATCTGGCAGCGGTGAAGTGGCGTCCGCTGGGCATGGGGGTGCGGCAGGCCATCCTGCCGACCGGGCGCAGCGCAACGGCGCGGCTGCTGTTCATTCCCGCCGGGCAGGCCGTGCCCGATCACGGCCATCGCGGCACCGAACTGACGCTGGTGCTGCAAGGCGCTTTCAGCGATGCAACCGACCGCTTCGGCCCCGGAGATCTGGAAATCGCGAATGAAGAGCTGGAACATACCCCGGTGGCAGAGCCGGGTCAGGATTGCATCTGCCTTGCCGCAACCGATGCGCCGCTGCGGTTTACCGGCATGATCCCCCGGCTGCTGCAACCGCTCTTCCGCATCTGA
- a CDS encoding sigma-70 family RNA polymerase sigma factor, which produces MILVAARPEIQDAHVLRGPYALRIGIKRRKGVERVTETGDDWTALLLAVRDRQDRAAFAALFRHFAPRIKGFLMKSGASDALAEECAQDVMATLWQKAHLFDPARASVATWVFTIARNRRIDALRRAKRPEPEDLPWGPEPEPDQQAVLEMAEDTARLGAALARLPPPQRDLIEKAYFGDLTHTEIATQTGLPLGTIKSRIRLALDRLRLQMS; this is translated from the coding sequence ATGATACTCGTTGCCGCCCGCCCGGAAATTCAGGATGCACACGTCTTGCGTGGCCCCTATGCTCTGCGCATCGGCATCAAACGGCGAAAAGGCGTGGAACGAGTGACGGAAACGGGCGACGACTGGACGGCATTGCTTCTGGCGGTGCGGGATCGTCAGGATCGCGCTGCCTTTGCGGCGCTGTTCCGGCATTTTGCACCACGTATCAAGGGGTTCCTGATGAAATCCGGCGCATCTGATGCGCTGGCCGAGGAATGTGCGCAGGATGTGATGGCGACGCTGTGGCAGAAGGCGCATCTGTTCGATCCGGCGCGCGCCTCGGTGGCCACCTGGGTGTTTACCATCGCGCGCAACCGCCGGATCGACGCGCTGCGCCGCGCCAAACGGCCGGAGCCGGAAGATCTGCCCTGGGGGCCAGAGCCGGAGCCGGATCAGCAGGCCGTGCTGGAAATGGCCGAAGACACCGCAAGGCTGGGTGCCGCGCTGGCTCGCCTGCCGCCACCGCAGCGCGACCTGATCGAAAAGGCCTATTTCGGGGATCTGACCCATACCGAAATCGCCACGCAAACCGGTCTGCCGCTGGGCACGATCAAATCCCGCATCCGTCTGGCGCTGGACCGACTGCGCCTGCAGATGAGCTGA
- a CDS encoding NAD(P)/FAD-dependent oxidoreductase: protein MPFEMPPAPRRRIAVIGGGISGMAAAHLLADQAEVTLFEAAPRLGGHARTVMAGRNGDQPVDTGFIVFNKVNYPHLTRLFDRLEVPYTESRMSFGASFGSGALEYGLADLGTLFAQKWRLADPRFLRMIRDIVHFNAHAETALTHPGLTIAEFLRELGTGAWFRDHYLLPFSGAIWSTPCAGVMDFPAHALISFFRNHALMSAEGQHQWYTVKGGSVQYVQRLQALLLDQGVHLRLGCPIAAVRRAPGVELRPEAGEWEAFDDVVFATHSDDSLRLLADPTPAERAALAAVSYQPNEAVLHCDAALMPKRRRVWSSWVYVEPKGPKPDRIALSYWMNSLQPIPQEDPMFVTLNATQPIREDRIYDSVTFRHPVYDLAALKAQDQVRAMNGTRGTWFCGAWMRNGFHEDGFASAVDVATAMAARDPLSMAAE, encoded by the coding sequence ATGCCGTTTGAAATGCCCCCCGCCCCCCGCCGCCGCATCGCCGTGATCGGAGGCGGCATTTCAGGAATGGCGGCGGCGCATCTGCTGGCGGATCAGGCAGAGGTGACGCTGTTCGAGGCGGCCCCGCGGCTTGGCGGCCATGCGCGCACCGTGATGGCGGGCAGGAATGGTGATCAGCCGGTGGATACCGGCTTTATCGTGTTCAACAAGGTGAATTACCCGCATCTGACCCGGCTGTTCGACCGGCTGGAGGTGCCCTATACCGAAAGCAGGATGAGTTTTGGCGCGTCATTCGGCAGCGGTGCGCTGGAATACGGGCTGGCCGATCTGGGCACGCTGTTTGCGCAGAAGTGGCGGCTGGCCGATCCGCGCTTTCTGCGCATGATCCGCGACATCGTGCATTTCAATGCCCATGCCGAAACCGCGCTGACCCATCCTGGCCTGACCATCGCCGAATTCCTGCGCGAGCTTGGCACCGGCGCGTGGTTCCGCGACCATTATCTGCTGCCGTTTTCGGGTGCGATCTGGTCGACCCCCTGTGCTGGTGTGATGGATTTTCCGGCCCATGCGCTGATCAGTTTTTTCCGCAACCATGCGCTGATGAGCGCGGAGGGCCAGCACCAGTGGTATACCGTCAAGGGCGGCTCAGTGCAGTATGTGCAGCGGTTGCAGGCGCTGCTGCTGGATCAGGGGGTCCACCTGCGGCTTGGCTGTCCGATTGCCGCGGTGCGCCGCGCGCCGGGGGTGGAGTTGCGGCCCGAAGCTGGCGAATGGGAGGCGTTCGACGACGTGGTGTTTGCCACCCATTCGGACGACAGCCTGCGCCTGCTGGCCGATCCGACGCCCGCCGAACGTGCGGCACTGGCGGCGGTGTCCTATCAGCCGAACGAGGCGGTGCTGCATTGCGATGCGGCGCTGATGCCCAAGCGGCGCCGGGTCTGGTCAAGCTGGGTCTATGTCGAACCGAAAGGGCCGAAACCCGACCGCATCGCGCTCAGCTACTGGATGAACTCGTTGCAGCCGATCCCGCAGGAGGATCCGATGTTTGTGACGCTGAACGCCACGCAGCCGATCCGCGAGGACCGGATCTATGACAGTGTGACCTTCCGCCACCCGGTCTATGATCTGGCCGCCCTGAAGGCGCAGGATCAGGTGCGGGCGATGAATGGCACCCGCGGCACATGGTTTTGCGGCGCATGGATGCGCAACGGCTTTCACGAGGATGGCTTTGCCAGCGCCGTGGATGTGGCGACGGCGATGGCGGCACGCGATCCGCTGTCGATGGCCGCGGAATGA
- a CDS encoding DUF1365 domain-containing protein, giving the protein MSRVDHIAGQTFHGRKGAVANSFRYGVDYLLLDPERAQGPGLFARNRRKLVSVWDQDHGGAPGQGRGVIWLREVLAAQGLPAPLRVELLAQPRILGHVFNPVSFWLAYSAEGLQAVVAEVTNTYGDRHSYLCHRADHGLITREDEIVARKIFHVSPFQPVEGDYRFRFDIGAQRIGIWIDHSHAGGGIYTNLIGRRVPLTNLGILRACLRRPFGSRRVLALIHWQALKLALKGAGFRNRPAPPADEISR; this is encoded by the coding sequence ATGAGCCGGGTCGATCATATCGCGGGGCAGACCTTCCACGGCCGCAAGGGCGCCGTGGCGAACAGCTTTCGATATGGTGTGGATTATCTGCTGCTCGATCCCGAACGGGCGCAGGGGCCGGGGCTGTTTGCCCGCAACCGGCGCAAACTCGTCTCGGTCTGGGATCAGGATCATGGCGGCGCGCCGGGGCAGGGGCGCGGTGTCATCTGGCTGCGCGAGGTTCTGGCGGCGCAGGGCCTGCCCGCGCCGCTGCGGGTCGAGCTGCTGGCCCAGCCGCGCATCCTTGGCCATGTGTTCAACCCGGTCAGCTTCTGGCTGGCCTATAGTGCCGAGGGGTTGCAGGCGGTCGTGGCCGAGGTGACCAATACCTATGGCGACCGCCATTCCTATCTGTGCCACCGCGCCGATCACGGCCTGATTACCCGCGAGGATGAGATCGTGGCGCGCAAGATCTTTCACGTCTCGCCGTTCCAGCCGGTCGAGGGCGACTATCGTTTTCGCTTTGACATCGGTGCGCAGCGCATCGGCATCTGGATCGACCACAGCCATGCGGGCGGCGGCATCTATACCAATCTGATCGGTCGGCGGGTGCCGCTGACCAATCTTGGCATCCTGCGCGCCTGCCTGCGCCGCCCCTTCGGGTCGCGGCGGGTGCTGGCGCTGATCCACTGGCAGGCGCTGAAACTGGCGCTGAAGGGGGCCGGGTTCCGCAATCGCCCCGCCCCGCCCGCTGACGAGATCAGCCGGTGA
- a CDS encoding MFS transporter, translating to MIAAAGLPIYIHAPKAYVDDYGLSLGALGLTLAGLRLLDVVQDPALGWLAERTRARRGAMVAGAGALMALAMLALFAVPPPVAPLLWFALSLTALFSAFSFLSIAFYAEGVAKAADLGPGGHLRLAGWREAGALAGICTAAVAPVALAQISDRPFAVFAAGFALLAGLSVWAMRRQWRGAVSGATAFGPLLRVAAVRRLLLLALVNAAPAAVSSTLFLFFVESRLDAPGAEGPLLLLFFLCAALSAPVWSHLARRIGAKSALLSGMVLAILSFGGALALGAGDVLLFALICAASGAAIGADLVLLPALFARELARLGQGEAAGFGLWSFVSKLSLALAAATLLPMLEAQGFAPGAANDPGTLALLGFLYAGVPCGLKLLSIALLLRLDLPEMRDD from the coding sequence ATGATCGCGGCGGCGGGTCTGCCGATCTATATCCATGCGCCCAAGGCCTATGTGGATGACTATGGGCTGAGCCTTGGCGCCTTGGGACTGACGCTGGCCGGGCTGCGGCTGCTCGATGTGGTGCAGGATCCGGCACTTGGCTGGCTGGCCGAGCGGACACGGGCGCGGCGCGGCGCGATGGTGGCGGGGGCGGGCGCGCTGATGGCCCTTGCGATGCTGGCGCTGTTTGCAGTGCCGCCGCCGGTTGCGCCGCTTTTGTGGTTCGCGCTGAGCCTGACCGCGCTATTCAGCGCCTTCTCCTTCCTCAGCATCGCCTTTTATGCCGAAGGCGTAGCCAAGGCCGCAGATCTGGGGCCGGGCGGGCATTTGCGACTGGCGGGATGGCGCGAGGCCGGGGCGCTGGCCGGGATCTGCACCGCCGCCGTGGCCCCGGTGGCTCTGGCGCAGATCAGTGACCGGCCCTTTGCCGTGTTTGCCGCAGGGTTTGCGCTGTTGGCCGGGCTTTCGGTCTGGGCGATGCGGCGGCAATGGCGCGGGGCGGTGTCGGGTGCCACCGCGTTCGGGCCGCTGCTGCGGGTGGCGGCGGTGCGGCGGCTGTTGCTGCTGGCGCTGGTGAATGCGGCCCCGGCGGCGGTCAGTTCCACCCTGTTCCTGTTCTTTGTGGAGAGCCGCCTTGACGCGCCGGGGGCCGAAGGGCCGCTGCTCTTGCTGTTTTTCCTGTGCGCCGCGCTGTCGGCCCCGGTCTGGAGCCATCTTGCCCGGCGCATCGGCGCGAAATCGGCGCTGCTGTCGGGCATGGTGCTGGCCATCCTGTCGTTTGGTGGGGCGCTGGCTCTGGGGGCAGGCGATGTGCTGCTGTTTGCGCTGATATGCGCCGCCTCGGGCGCTGCGATCGGGGCCGATCTGGTGCTGTTGCCCGCACTTTTCGCGCGGGAGCTGGCGCGGCTGGGGCAGGGCGAGGCGGCAGGCTTCGGCCTGTGGTCCTTTGTCTCGAAACTGTCGCTGGCGCTGGCCGCCGCCACGCTGCTGCCCATGCTGGAGGCGCAGGGCTTTGCGCCCGGTGCGGCCAATGATCCCGGCACATTGGCGCTGCTGGGGTTTTTATATGCCGGGGTGCCCTGCGGGCTGAAGCTGCTGTCGATTGCCCTGCTGTTGCGTCTGGATCTGCCGGAGATGCGTGATGACTGA
- a CDS encoding DUF3833 family protein yields the protein MTETLFLILGILLALAGLLLHQRFFGFAAQRPQDYAHGPRFDLRRHMQGPMVCEGVIYGPLGRVTSRFVAEIDGRWDGNSGILSERFHYDSGTVQLREWRLRLGNDGRIRAEAADLAGAGEGWAEGSAVVLRYRIRLTPEAGGHALDVTDWMYLMENGTILNRSQFRKFGIKVAELVATMRPKVTA from the coding sequence ATGACTGAAACCCTGTTCCTGATCCTTGGTATCCTGCTGGCGCTGGCGGGCCTGTTGCTGCATCAGCGCTTTTTCGGATTCGCCGCACAGCGCCCGCAGGATTATGCCCATGGCCCCCGCTTTGATCTGCGCCGCCACATGCAGGGGCCGATGGTCTGCGAAGGCGTGATCTATGGCCCGCTGGGCCGTGTGACCTCGCGCTTTGTGGCCGAGATCGACGGGCGCTGGGATGGCAACAGCGGTATCCTGTCTGAGCGGTTCCACTATGACAGCGGCACAGTCCAGCTGCGCGAATGGCGCTTGCGCCTTGGCAATGATGGCCGCATCCGCGCCGAGGCGGCAGATCTGGCCGGTGCGGGCGAAGGCTGGGCCGAAGGCTCTGCGGTGGTGCTGCGTTACCGCATCCGGCTGACACCCGAGGCGGGGGGCCATGCGCTCGACGTGACCGACTGGATGTATCTGATGGAGAATGGCACCATCCTCAACCGCAGCCAGTTCCGCAAATTCGGCATCAAGGTGGCCGAACTGGTGGCAACCATGCGCCCCAAGGTGACAGCATGA
- a CDS encoding SDR family NAD(P)-dependent oxidoreductase: protein MIWQGKRYWLVGASEGLGLALAEALSARGAHLVLSARNPERLAMVAAALPGPAEVLPLDVADGAAVRAAGARLGALDGVIWLAGVYWPMRAQDWDADQVEAMCDVNFTGCARVIGAVLPGMLARGQGHIVITGSLSGFRGLPGAIGYGASKAGCMSLAESLHADLRGSGVRVQLANPGFIRTRLTAQNAFAMPQIMEPAEAAAHLLRLMEGTRFAQSFPRPFSWLFRLANFLPDRLYYRLFAPK from the coding sequence ATGATCTGGCAGGGCAAACGCTATTGGCTGGTCGGCGCGTCCGAAGGTCTGGGTCTGGCACTGGCCGAGGCGCTGAGCGCGCGGGGGGCGCATTTGGTGCTGTCGGCGCGGAATCCTGAACGGCTGGCCATGGTGGCGGCGGCGCTGCCCGGCCCGGCAGAGGTGCTGCCGCTGGATGTGGCCGATGGGGCTGCCGTGCGGGCGGCAGGGGCGCGCTTGGGTGCTCTGGATGGTGTGATCTGGCTGGCCGGGGTCTATTGGCCGATGCGGGCGCAGGACTGGGACGCCGATCAGGTCGAGGCGATGTGCGATGTGAACTTCACCGGCTGCGCGCGGGTGATCGGCGCGGTTCTGCCGGGTATGCTGGCGCGCGGCCAGGGGCATATCGTGATCACCGGATCGCTGTCGGGCTTTCGCGGTCTGCCGGGGGCGATAGGCTATGGCGCATCCAAGGCGGGCTGCATGTCCCTGGCGGAATCGCTGCATGCCGATCTGCGCGGCAGCGGCGTCCGGGTGCAGCTGGCCAATCCCGGCTTCATCCGCACCCGGCTGACCGCACAGAACGCATTTGCCATGCCGCAGATCATGGAACCGGCCGAGGCCGCCGCGCATCTGCTGCGCCTGATGGAGGGCACCCGGTTTGCGCAAAGCTTTCCGCGCCCGTTCAGCTGGCTGTTCCGCCTTGCGAATTTCCTGCCGGACCGCTTGTATTACCGCCTGTTCGCCCCGAAATGA